Proteins found in one Candidatus Abawacabacteria bacterium genomic segment:
- the fusA gene encoding elongation factor G produces the protein MADLTKLRNIGIIAHIDAGKTTVSERILFYTGKTYKIGEVHEGEATMDWMEQERERGITITSAATTCAWKGIQINLIDTPGHVDFTVEVERSLRVLDGGVAVFDASQGVEPQSETVWRQADKYHVPRIAFANKMDKTGGDFFMTLESIHKRLTPNAVAIQYPIGKEGAFKGIVDLVQMKAFTFDGEHGENIVEMEIPAEIKDEVTSYRATLVEKVSEHDDALMEKFLEGAEPSTDEIKAALRKATVSGKLYPVLCGTALQNKGVQLVLDAVIDYLPCPLDLPPIQATTPKDGQPVEIKPDDKANFCGLAFKIASDPFVGKLIFFRVYSGILKSGSYVMNSSTGNKERIGRLVQMHANSRQEIEEVHAGDIAAAIGLKDTVTGNTLCDPDHPLLLESIKFPEPVIQIAIEPKTKADQDKMGIALSRLAEEDPTFRVSSNEETGQTLIAGMGELHLEIIVDRMKREFKVEANVGKPQVAYRETIQKTTEQEGKYIKQSGGRGQYGHVWLRLDPVEPGVGYSFESEIKGGIIPQEFIPAIDKGIRESMKTGVLAGYPMVDVKAAVFDGSYHDVDSSEVAFKVAASMAFKDGCKRADPCLLEPIMSVEATTPEEFMGDIMGNLNSRRGRIESMEDRGMAKVIRAKVPLANMFGYATDLRSMSQGRAAYSMEFFAYEKVPQNAAELIIKERTGA, from the coding sequence ATGGCTGATCTCACGAAGCTACGTAATATTGGTATCATCGCCCACATTGATGCGGGTAAGACTACTGTCTCTGAGCGTATTCTTTTCTACACTGGCAAAACTTATAAAATCGGTGAAGTGCATGAAGGTGAGGCAACTATGGACTGGATGGAACAAGAGCGTGAACGTGGTATTACTATCACCTCAGCAGCCACCACTTGTGCTTGGAAAGGTATTCAGATCAACTTGATCGACACTCCGGGACACGTAGATTTTACTGTGGAGGTAGAGAGATCTTTGCGCGTACTTGATGGTGGTGTCGCAGTATTTGATGCTTCTCAAGGTGTCGAACCACAATCTGAGACAGTATGGCGCCAAGCTGATAAATATCACGTGCCTCGCATTGCCTTTGCCAACAAAATGGACAAAACTGGCGGGGACTTTTTTATGACCTTAGAATCTATCCACAAACGCTTAACGCCAAATGCTGTCGCTATCCAATATCCAATTGGTAAAGAAGGCGCATTTAAAGGAATAGTAGATTTGGTACAAATGAAGGCTTTCACCTTTGACGGCGAACATGGAGAAAATATAGTGGAAATGGAAATTCCCGCTGAGATTAAAGATGAAGTCACTTCCTACCGCGCCACCTTGGTAGAAAAAGTATCAGAACATGATGATGCTTTGATGGAAAAGTTTTTAGAGGGCGCTGAGCCTAGTACTGATGAAATCAAAGCAGCTTTGCGCAAGGCAACGGTTAGTGGCAAACTCTATCCTGTTCTTTGTGGTACAGCATTGCAAAACAAGGGTGTTCAATTAGTACTTGACGCTGTTATTGACTACCTTCCCTGTCCCTTAGATTTACCACCGATTCAAGCAACCACCCCTAAAGATGGTCAACCAGTAGAGATCAAACCCGATGATAAGGCAAACTTCTGTGGTTTAGCATTCAAAATCGCTAGTGATCCTTTTGTGGGGAAATTGATATTCTTCCGTGTCTATTCAGGTATATTAAAGTCCGGTAGTTATGTAATGAATTCATCTACTGGCAATAAAGAGCGCATTGGTCGCTTGGTGCAAATGCATGCAAATAGCAGACAAGAAATTGAAGAGGTACATGCTGGCGATATTGCAGCCGCAATTGGTCTAAAAGATACAGTAACAGGAAACACTCTTTGTGATCCCGATCACCCATTGCTACTTGAATCTATTAAATTCCCTGAACCAGTTATTCAAATTGCGATTGAACCAAAGACCAAGGCAGACCAAGACAAAATGGGTATTGCGCTCAGTCGTTTAGCTGAGGAAGATCCTACTTTCCGAGTATCTAGCAATGAAGAGACGGGCCAAACATTAATCGCGGGTATGGGAGAACTGCATTTGGAAATTATTGTGGATCGCATGAAAAGAGAATTCAAAGTTGAGGCAAATGTTGGTAAGCCTCAAGTGGCATATCGTGAAACCATTCAGAAGACCACTGAACAAGAGGGTAAATATATCAAACAAAGCGGTGGTCGCGGACAATACGGTCATGTATGGCTACGTCTTGATCCAGTAGAACCAGGAGTCGGTTACTCATTTGAGAGTGAAATTAAAGGTGGTATTATTCCTCAAGAGTTTATTCCAGCTATTGATAAAGGTATTCGTGAATCAATGAAAACCGGCGTGCTCGCTGGCTATCCAATGGTTGATGTTAAAGCAGCCGTATTTGATGGTTCTTATCATGATGTTGACTCATCTGAAGTTGCTTTCAAAGTTGCTGCCTCTATGGCATTCAAAGATGGTTGTAAGAGAGCAGATCCATGTTTGCTCGAACCAATCATGAGTGTAGAAGCAACCACACCAGAAGAATTTATGGGAGATATTATGGGCAATTTGAACTCTCGTCGTGGTCGTATTGAATCTATGGAAGATCGCGGTATGGCAAAAGTTATCCGCGCTAAAGTACCTTTGGCTAATATGTTCGGCTATGCCACTGACCTTCGCTCTATGAGCCAAGGTAGAGCCGCGTATAGTATGGAATTTTTTGCTTACGAAAAGGTCCCTCAGAATGCTGCTGAGTTGATTATTAAAGAGCGAACAGGAGCCTAG
- a CDS encoding NYN domain-containing protein — translation MKKGTLHLVGTFFHISFMPQTNIAEILQGRVSIFIDSSNVFYISKRLRVRIDYEKVLQFFRNFDQDVKCYFYSAYQEGYEKQMEYFATLEKAGIVVRKKPLKFITTPRTTKGTKHQDKTKKSDALEPEEEGFFKGNMDVELAIDAIRMMSQYDTFVLFSGDSDFHSLLAYLKEHGKNVVVISHPGFVAEELTETAHFINIGEYLRKKRRDQTINKPSHRTRG, via the coding sequence ATGAAAAAAGGTACTCTACATTTAGTAGGTACCTTTTTTCATATTAGCTTTATGCCCCAAACCAATATTGCAGAAATTCTCCAAGGTAGAGTCAGCATTTTTATTGATTCTAGTAATGTTTTTTACATCAGTAAAAGATTACGAGTACGGATAGATTATGAAAAGGTTTTACAATTTTTCCGTAATTTTGATCAAGATGTGAAGTGCTACTTTTACTCTGCCTATCAGGAAGGGTATGAAAAACAAATGGAATACTTTGCCACTCTAGAAAAAGCGGGAATAGTGGTAAGAAAAAAACCTTTGAAGTTTATCACTACTCCCCGAACCACTAAAGGCACAAAACATCAAGATAAGACTAAAAAAAGTGATGCGCTAGAGCCAGAAGAAGAAGGCTTTTTTAAGGGCAATATGGATGTCGAATTAGCGATAGATGCTATTCGCATGATGTCTCAATATGATACCTTTGTCCTTTTTTCCGGAGATAGCGATTTTCATTCCCTACTTGCCTACTTAAAAGAACACGGGAAAAATGTAGTGGTAATATCTCACCCTGGTTTTGTGGCAGAAGAACTCACTGAGACAGCTCATTTTATTAATATAGGTGAATATCTTAGAAAAAAACGCCGAGATCAAACCATAAACAAACCATCTCACAGGACACGAGGTTGA
- the rpsG gene encoding 30S ribosomal protein S7, whose amino-acid sequence MKKRVITLKDKLTNMVMMRGKKSLAVDIVNRAFAKIGEQKKNADDIFHLAFENVAPLVEVKARRIGGSNYQIPMEVKPNRRQTLALRWIIGAARERKGDDMADKLAAELLEASQSQGGAIKKRDDTHRMAEANKAFAHFAKYF is encoded by the coding sequence ATGAAAAAACGTGTTATAACTCTCAAAGACAAGCTCACCAACATGGTCATGATGCGCGGCAAGAAATCTCTTGCGGTAGACATTGTGAATCGTGCTTTCGCTAAAATTGGCGAACAAAAGAAAAATGCTGATGATATCTTTCACCTAGCATTTGAAAATGTTGCCCCATTAGTAGAAGTAAAAGCACGGCGTATTGGTGGTTCCAACTATCAAATTCCAATGGAAGTAAAACCAAACCGTCGCCAGACTTTGGCATTACGATGGATTATTGGTGCTGCCCGAGAACGAAAAGGTGATGATATGGCTGACAAATTAGCGGCTGAATTATTGGAAGCGAGCCAGAGCCAAGGTGGTGCTATCAAAAAACGTGATGACACGCATCGTATGGCAGAGGCAAACAAAGCATTTGCTCATTTTGCTAAATATTTTTAG
- the rpsL gene encoding 30S ribosomal protein S12: MPTINQLIRKPRKKVWAKSKSPALQFARNVLKKVDVPLKRGAPLKRGVCTKVTTMTPKKPNSAIRKIARVKLSNGLEVTAYIPGEGHNLQEHSVVIIRGGRVKDLPGVRYHIVRGSLDTSGVDARRQGRSKYGNKRPK, translated from the coding sequence ATGCCAACAATTAATCAATTAATTCGCAAACCACGCAAGAAAGTGTGGGCAAAATCCAAGTCTCCTGCACTACAATTTGCCCGCAATGTTTTGAAAAAGGTGGATGTTCCCTTGAAACGTGGAGCACCACTGAAGCGTGGTGTTTGTACCAAAGTGACAACGATGACACCCAAGAAACCAAACTCAGCGATCCGAAAAATTGCTCGTGTGAAACTTAGTAATGGCCTAGAAGTAACAGCTTATATTCCTGGTGAAGGTCACAACTTGCAAGAGCACTCTGTAGTAATTATTCGTGGTGGCCGTGTGAAAGATCTTCCTGGTGTTCGCTACCATATTGTTCGCGGTAGCTTGGATACCTCTGGTGTAGATGCTCGTCGCCAAGGCAGAAGCAAATATGGTAATAAACGTCCTAAGTAA